A genome region from Arachidicoccus soli includes the following:
- a CDS encoding lysophospholipid acyltransferase family protein, with protein MYYFVYSLLYVISLLPFWALYGMSDFCAFLLYRILKYRRNVVLGNLAIAFPEKSSAELEFIAKEFYKRFSDNFIELIKLLSLSEKQIQQRFVCDFNTLNSLYNEGLSVDIILGHSFNWEWANLAYAMQNPFIQLVVYAHVNNRTLERLMLKIRARFGTKLIDTYRFKEQFKPYATQQKAFILVADQSPRFVDNAFWLDFFGKKSAFAKGPDTNARLANNAVIFCHIQRVKRGFYRTELIVLTKAARELSRGDITKKTAAFIEHIIRHDPPNYLWSHRRWKHSYNETKHKKNLID; from the coding sequence ATGTACTATTTCGTTTATAGCTTATTGTATGTAATTTCTTTGCTCCCTTTTTGGGCTTTATATGGCATGAGCGATTTTTGTGCATTCTTATTATATCGAATACTAAAGTATAGGCGAAATGTGGTTTTAGGCAACTTAGCCATTGCTTTTCCAGAAAAATCATCTGCTGAACTAGAATTCATTGCCAAAGAGTTTTACAAACGATTCAGCGACAATTTCATTGAACTTATAAAACTTCTTTCCCTATCAGAAAAACAGATTCAACAACGGTTCGTTTGCGACTTTAATACCCTTAATTCTTTGTACAATGAAGGCTTAAGTGTGGATATTATTTTAGGTCATTCTTTTAATTGGGAATGGGCCAATCTTGCTTACGCGATGCAAAATCCTTTTATCCAATTAGTTGTATATGCGCATGTGAACAATAGAACTTTAGAAAGGTTAATGCTAAAAATACGTGCACGCTTTGGAACAAAATTGATAGATACCTACAGGTTTAAAGAACAATTCAAACCTTATGCCACACAGCAGAAAGCTTTTATATTGGTTGCAGACCAAAGTCCCAGATTTGTAGATAATGCATTTTGGTTAGATTTTTTTGGTAAAAAATCTGCTTTTGCAAAAGGCCCTGATACGAATGCTCGATTAGCAAATAATGCCGTTATATTTTGTCATATACAACGTGTAAAACGTGGCTTTTATAGAACAGAATTAATTGTTTTAACCAAGGCTGCAAGAGAGCTGTCCCGCGGTGATATAACAAAAAAAACAGCTGCCTTCATTGAGCATATTATTCGACATGATCCTCCTAATTATTTATGGAGTCATCGTAGATGGAAACATAGTTACAATGAAACAAAACACAAAAAAAATTTAATTGATTAA
- the fsa gene encoding fructose-6-phosphate aldolase, translating to MKFFIDTADLEQIKEANDLGILDGVTTNPSLMAKVGIKGHKAVIKHYKTICEIVDGDISAEVVSTDFKGMVEEGKKLAAIHKNIVVKIPMIKDGVKAIKWFTDNGIRTNCTLVFSAGQAILAAKAGAAYVSPFIGRIDDSGWEGIQLISQIAEIYTIQGYDTEILAASIRNSNHIIQCAEAGADVVTSPLEPILGLLKHPLTDIGLAKFLEDAKKFA from the coding sequence ATGAAATTTTTTATCGACACAGCCGATTTAGAGCAAATCAAAGAAGCTAATGACTTAGGCATTCTTGATGGTGTCACTACAAACCCTTCTTTAATGGCCAAGGTAGGCATTAAGGGCCATAAAGCAGTTATCAAACATTATAAGACTATTTGCGAAATAGTTGACGGAGATATCAGCGCCGAAGTAGTTTCTACAGATTTTAAGGGAATGGTTGAAGAAGGTAAAAAATTGGCCGCTATTCACAAAAATATTGTAGTAAAAATCCCTATGATTAAAGATGGCGTAAAAGCTATTAAATGGTTTACAGATAATGGTATTCGTACAAACTGTACATTGGTGTTCTCTGCCGGCCAAGCTATTTTGGCTGCGAAAGCGGGAGCAGCTTATGTTTCTCCATTTATAGGCCGTATCGACGATAGTGGTTGGGAAGGCATTCAATTGATTTCTCAAATTGCAGAGATCTATACGATTCAAGGTTATGATACTGAAATTTTAGCAGCTTCTATCCGCAACAGCAATCACATCATTCAGTGTGCAGAAGCCGGTGCTGATGTCGTTACTTCACCGTTAGAACCAATTTTAGGGTTATTAAAACATCCATTAACAGATATTGGCTTAGCTAAATTCTTAGAAGATGCAAAGAAATTTGCATAA
- the nadB gene encoding L-aspartate oxidase, with amino-acid sequence MKTDFLIIGSGIAGLTYAIKIAKKFPDKEITVITKASPEETNTKYAQGGVAGVWDEEKDSFEKHIQDTLIAGDGLCNEDVVNIVVTEGPERIQEIIDYGASFDKEENGEYSLGREGGHSEFRILHHKDVTGKEMERTLIAEAQKHNNIKFIQHCYVVELITQHHLNYLVTKSTPNITCYGVYVLNHQTNKIDKILAPITMLATGGCGQVYRTTTNPKVATGDGVAMTYRAKGRIENMEFIQFHPTALFKPGESPAFLITEAVRGEGAVLRNIKGEAFMEKYDKRKDLAPRDIVARAIDSEMKKHGTEHVFLDCRALDKEKFLHHFPNIYEKCLSIGIDVFEQMIPVAPAAHYSCGGIKTDEWARTSILNLYACGECSSTGLHGANRLASNSLLEAMVFSHRAFTDVTRLSEEGKLEKAIDYINNIHLPEWNEEGTSQPKEMILITQSIKELEQIMSDYVGIVRNNIRLERAMRRLDLLFEETETLFKSTQVSPQLCELRNLITIGFLIVRGAQFRKESRGLHFNTDYPNKSNLLQNVIL; translated from the coding sequence ATGAAGACAGACTTCTTAATTATAGGATCGGGCATTGCAGGTCTAACCTATGCGATTAAAATTGCCAAAAAATTTCCAGACAAGGAAATTACAGTTATTACGAAAGCTTCTCCAGAAGAAACAAATACCAAATATGCCCAAGGTGGAGTGGCAGGCGTATGGGATGAAGAGAAGGATAGTTTTGAAAAACACATTCAAGACACTTTAATTGCCGGTGATGGACTTTGTAATGAAGATGTTGTAAATATAGTCGTAACAGAAGGTCCAGAGCGGATCCAAGAAATAATTGACTACGGTGCTTCTTTTGATAAAGAAGAAAACGGCGAATATAGTCTTGGCCGTGAAGGCGGACATAGCGAATTTAGGATATTACACCACAAAGATGTAACAGGCAAAGAGATGGAGCGCACTTTAATTGCCGAAGCTCAGAAACATAACAATATTAAATTCATACAGCATTGTTATGTTGTGGAACTCATTACACAACATCACTTAAATTATTTGGTTACCAAATCTACTCCCAACATTACTTGTTATGGGGTCTATGTTTTAAATCATCAAACGAATAAAATAGATAAAATATTGGCACCTATTACCATGCTCGCAACAGGTGGGTGCGGGCAGGTTTATCGTACTACGACTAATCCAAAAGTTGCAACAGGAGATGGTGTCGCAATGACTTATCGCGCTAAAGGAAGGATAGAGAATATGGAATTTATTCAATTTCATCCAACAGCATTATTTAAGCCAGGCGAGTCACCGGCATTTCTTATTACAGAAGCAGTACGTGGCGAGGGCGCAGTATTACGCAATATTAAAGGCGAAGCCTTTATGGAAAAGTATGATAAAAGAAAAGACTTAGCCCCTCGAGATATTGTAGCACGTGCTATTGATAGTGAGATGAAAAAACATGGGACTGAACATGTTTTTCTTGATTGTCGGGCATTAGATAAAGAAAAATTTCTTCATCACTTCCCCAATATTTATGAAAAATGTTTAAGTATTGGTATCGATGTTTTTGAACAAATGATACCGGTAGCACCTGCAGCTCATTATAGTTGTGGTGGCATTAAAACAGATGAGTGGGCACGAACTTCTATTTTGAATTTATACGCTTGCGGAGAATGCAGCAGTACGGGTTTGCATGGCGCCAACAGACTTGCCAGCAATAGTTTATTGGAAGCCATGGTCTTTAGTCATCGTGCATTTACAGATGTCACCAGACTTTCAGAAGAAGGAAAACTTGAAAAGGCAATTGATTATATCAATAACATCCATTTACCCGAATGGAATGAGGAAGGTACCTCACAGCCGAAAGAAATGATCCTGATTACGCAAAGCATAAAAGAATTGGAACAAATAATGAGCGATTATGTTGGCATTGTACGCAACAATATTAGATTAGAACGTGCCATGCGCCGCTTGGATTTATTATTTGAAGAGACTGAAACCTTATTTAAATCCACACAGGTATCACCACAATTATGCGAACTTAGAAATTTAATTACGATAGGATTCCTAATTGTTAGAGGTGCACAATTTCGTAAAGAAAGTCGTGGGTTGCATTTCAATACTGATTATCCAAATAAGAGTAATTTATTACAAAATGTAATTTTGTAA
- a CDS encoding chondroitinase family polysaccharide lyase, translated as MISLVKRKYIFSGFFCLAFVLISKILPAQIKDICENKVPHGWQAINGNLSISKAHFKAGKESVLWKWNKPNASLIIEDTAFASVAANPRSSFVIWIYSDKPTKSKLLFDFEKNGKKASSFSFNLDFKGWRTAWIMYHRDMSGKPVEGMEKLVVHSFDGSKSGSLYLDQILYNIDINPRSPMRDEQVPFVNIHSEEAANAHWTALYSFTRKANYLPLPKKVSPEENKDLSIIFERYENVLLSSSKFRKYSLPQLQKAYNYWQIKRNGDQITGKMIYSRNDDELFPKNTNKALKGSFEESTIRPYSELMLNIAGVYRISKDVQEKEILAKMFIDMIDNMEDQGWAPGSGMGALHHLGYNFSSYYSACLLMKQVLKEQHRFDKTWKTMYWFSGLGRTQPKIGNPADFNIDVFNTLLGSMLSTILMMDQSPDKVRHMYEFSNWLSQATMPTYSIDGTFKPDGSVVHHGTLYPAYGIGGFQGITPVIYCISKTLFHIAPAGQESLKKVLLTMHYYTNPIYWPVDVSGRHPTKSGKVPEEVFAYMALAGTPDGKQDIDKEMAGIYLDIIKNPKDKWAKKFEEQGVKPAPYPQGHWDINYGLLDIHRRGDWLLTVRGHNRYFVANESYPGANMYGRYSRYGQLDVTYPQTKKDDGAAFKDKGWDWNNIPGTTTLHQPLNKLRANIVNADDYSGVEEMLLSDEIFAGGTNFNQWQGMFAMILHGNDKYAMGSFYAHKSYFMFDSLIVCLGSNISNSIQDYSTNTTLFQNYLSNKNAPFYVNGESGTSFPYARKWNNAQGLTIIDSRNIGYYIPSQENVEFTRQEQISRDQTDNKDTRGDIGMLVFHHGSAPQNQSYEYAMVIETNVTAMQKFKEKMQSAYPVYKVLRKDALAHTVYYAPKHITATALFTSNLSNNDSMIIGNNRPCLLMYQRTDDSLCMSVTDPDLAFYTGPDDSPILPNGKRKEVSIYSRSWYKTAAKASVIILTIKGRWKMTASQSEAKTKILANGTTQLSIPCKYGLASKVALLEVDK; from the coding sequence ATGATAAGTTTAGTTAAGAGAAAATATATTTTCTCCGGCTTTTTTTGCCTCGCATTTGTATTAATAAGTAAAATATTGCCGGCTCAGATAAAAGATATTTGCGAAAACAAAGTTCCCCATGGATGGCAAGCAATAAATGGAAATCTTTCTATCAGTAAAGCACATTTTAAAGCAGGCAAAGAATCTGTTTTATGGAAATGGAATAAACCGAATGCCTCGTTAATAATTGAAGATACGGCATTTGCTTCTGTTGCTGCCAATCCAAGAAGTTCTTTTGTTATTTGGATTTATAGCGACAAACCTACAAAGAGTAAACTATTATTCGATTTTGAGAAAAATGGCAAGAAGGCCAGTAGTTTTTCCTTTAATCTTGATTTTAAAGGATGGCGTACAGCTTGGATAATGTATCATCGGGATATGTCTGGAAAGCCTGTTGAAGGAATGGAAAAGCTTGTTGTTCATAGTTTCGATGGTTCTAAATCGGGTTCTTTGTATCTCGATCAAATATTGTATAATATAGATATCAACCCTCGTTCTCCTATGCGGGATGAGCAAGTGCCCTTTGTAAATATTCATTCAGAGGAAGCCGCGAATGCGCACTGGACCGCTTTATATAGTTTTACACGCAAGGCAAATTACCTGCCATTGCCTAAAAAAGTTAGCCCTGAAGAAAATAAAGATTTAAGTATTATTTTTGAAAGATATGAAAACGTTTTACTCTCAAGCTCTAAGTTCCGAAAATATTCTTTGCCCCAACTACAGAAAGCGTATAATTATTGGCAAATAAAAAGAAACGGTGATCAAATTACGGGTAAAATGATTTATTCCAGGAACGATGATGAATTGTTTCCGAAAAATACAAATAAAGCATTAAAAGGGAGCTTTGAAGAATCTACGATTAGGCCATATTCGGAATTAATGTTAAATATTGCAGGCGTTTATCGTATATCGAAAGATGTGCAAGAAAAGGAGATTCTTGCAAAAATGTTTATTGATATGATCGACAATATGGAAGATCAAGGCTGGGCACCGGGAAGTGGGATGGGAGCTTTGCACCATTTGGGATATAATTTTAGTAGCTATTATTCAGCCTGCCTCTTAATGAAACAAGTTTTAAAAGAACAACATCGCTTTGACAAAACTTGGAAAACGATGTATTGGTTTAGTGGTCTCGGACGCACCCAACCGAAGATAGGAAACCCGGCAGATTTTAATATTGATGTATTTAATACCTTACTCGGAAGTATGTTGAGCACTATTTTGATGATGGATCAATCTCCGGACAAAGTGAGACATATGTATGAGTTCTCCAACTGGCTTTCGCAGGCTACAATGCCAACTTATTCTATTGACGGCACCTTCAAACCCGATGGCTCTGTTGTGCATCACGGGACACTTTATCCTGCTTATGGAATTGGTGGGTTTCAAGGCATTACACCGGTAATTTATTGTATTAGCAAAACACTATTTCATATAGCACCGGCAGGGCAGGAGTCATTAAAGAAAGTATTGTTAACGATGCATTATTATACCAATCCTATTTATTGGCCGGTAGATGTATCGGGTAGACATCCTACTAAATCTGGGAAAGTTCCGGAGGAAGTTTTTGCCTACATGGCTTTGGCCGGCACACCGGATGGAAAGCAAGATATTGATAAAGAAATGGCTGGTATTTATTTAGATATAATTAAAAACCCCAAAGATAAATGGGCGAAAAAATTTGAAGAACAAGGAGTTAAACCAGCACCTTATCCACAAGGGCACTGGGATATCAATTACGGATTATTGGATATTCATCGACGTGGAGATTGGTTGCTAACCGTTCGCGGACATAATCGTTATTTCGTTGCGAACGAATCTTATCCTGGAGCAAATATGTATGGTCGTTATAGTCGTTATGGTCAGCTCGATGTTACTTATCCGCAAACAAAAAAAGATGATGGTGCCGCTTTTAAAGACAAAGGTTGGGATTGGAACAATATTCCCGGCACTACGACATTGCATCAACCTTTGAATAAATTAAGAGCTAATATTGTTAATGCAGATGATTATAGTGGGGTTGAAGAGATGTTATTATCTGATGAGATATTTGCAGGTGGAACCAATTTTAATCAATGGCAAGGAATGTTTGCGATGATACTTCATGGTAACGATAAATATGCTATGGGAAGTTTCTATGCACATAAATCTTATTTTATGTTTGACAGCTTGATCGTTTGTCTGGGTTCTAATATTTCTAATAGCATTCAGGATTATTCAACAAATACTACTTTATTTCAAAATTATTTGTCCAACAAGAATGCTCCTTTTTATGTGAATGGAGAAAGTGGAACATCCTTTCCTTATGCGAGAAAATGGAATAATGCGCAAGGTTTAACTATTATTGATAGTCGTAATATTGGCTATTATATTCCTTCGCAAGAGAATGTAGAATTTACACGCCAGGAACAAATATCAAGAGATCAAACTGATAATAAAGACACTAGAGGGGATATTGGAATGTTAGTATTCCATCATGGATCCGCGCCACAAAATCAATCTTATGAATATGCAATGGTGATAGAAACCAATGTTACAGCGATGCAAAAGTTTAAAGAAAAAATGCAAAGTGCTTATCCAGTTTATAAAGTACTGCGAAAAGATGCGCTAGCACACACTGTTTATTATGCTCCTAAGCATATTACGGCGACTGCTTTATTTACAAGTAATCTGAGCAATAACGATTCCATGATAATAGGTAACAATCGACCTTGTTTACTGATGTATCAAAGAACAGATGATTCACTCTGCATGTCTGTTACAGATCCTGATTTGGCATTTTATACGGGCCCCGATGATAGTCCAATATTACCCAATGGCAAACGTAAGGAGGTCAGTATTTATTCGCGCAGTTGGTATAAAACAGCTGCTAAAGCTTCCGTCATAATTTTAACAATAAAAGGTAGGTGGAAAATGACCGCGTCGCAAAGTGAAGCTAAAACAAAAATATTAGCCAATGGCACAACTCAATTATCTATTCCCTGTAAATATGGCTTAGCATCAAAAGTTGCATTGCTGGAAGTGGATAAATAA
- the hxpB gene encoding hexitol phosphatase HxpB has translation MHLTTVIFDMDGLLIDSEPLWKEAAQEIFGQYNIVLNDAQYLSTTGLRTREFVSWWFAKHKINEREYSIAEDKILKSVMQKVQERGKVMTGVKYIFDFFREQNFKIGIASSSSTPLINLVVEMLGLQESLHAIESAEALLYGKPHPEVYLNCAKALGSKPTECICFEDSFNGMIAVLAARMQCVVVPSYHQYKEERWSAANLKLSSLQNFNQLHLNLLES, from the coding sequence ATGCACCTTACAACGGTAATTTTCGATATGGACGGTTTACTTATAGACAGTGAACCATTATGGAAAGAGGCAGCTCAAGAAATTTTTGGGCAATACAATATTGTATTAAATGATGCGCAATATTTAAGCACCACCGGATTACGTACACGTGAGTTTGTAAGTTGGTGGTTCGCTAAACATAAAATTAATGAAAGGGAATATTCCATTGCAGAAGATAAGATATTGAAATCGGTAATGCAAAAGGTGCAAGAAAGAGGAAAAGTGATGACGGGTGTAAAATATATTTTTGATTTTTTTCGCGAACAGAATTTTAAAATAGGCATTGCCTCCTCTTCCTCGACGCCATTAATTAATTTGGTGGTAGAAATGTTAGGATTGCAAGAATCCTTGCATGCAATCGAATCTGCTGAAGCTTTGCTGTATGGCAAGCCTCACCCAGAAGTATATCTTAATTGTGCTAAGGCTCTAGGGAGTAAGCCTACAGAATGTATTTGCTTTGAAGACTCCTTTAATGGCATGATTGCCGTTTTAGCTGCACGTATGCAATGTGTTGTAGTCCCCAGCTATCACCAATATAAGGAAGAACGCTGGTCCGCAGCTAATTTAAAGCTATCCTCCTTACAGAATTTCAACCAGTTACATTTAAATTTATTGGAATCCTGA